The genomic region CGCGCCGCCGATCGCCAGCGCGCCCGCAAAGCCGACGAATCCCGCCGCCGGCGTGATCGCCACCAGCCCGGCGATCGCGCCGGACGCCAGCCCCAGCGCGCTCGGACGGCGGTGCCGCCGCCACTCCAGCGCCATCCAGGCCAGCGCGCCGGCCGCGGCCGCCGCCTGGGTCACCCCCATCGCCATGGCCGCGTTTCCGTCGGCGGCCAGCGCGCTGCCGGCGTTGAAGCCGAACCAGCCGACCCACAGCAGTCCCGCGCCCGCCATCGTCAGCATCAGGCTGTGGGGCGGCAGGGGCGTGACGGGCCAGCCCCGCCGCCGGCCGAGGCGGGCGGCCGCCACGAGCCCGGCCACCCCCGCATTGATGTGGACGACGGTGCCGCCGGCGAAATCGAGGGCGCCCAGCCCCTGCAGCCAGCCGCCGCCCCACACCCAGTGGGCGACCGGGACGTAGACGCCGAGAAGCCACAGTGCCGCGAAGGCGAGCACCGCGGAAAACCGCATCCGCTCGGCGACGGCGCCGATCGCGAGCGCCGGGGTGATGACGGCGAAGGTCAGCTGAAAGCTCGCAAAAAGCGCCTCGGGCAGGCCGCCCGCGCGACTCCCGGCATCCACGCCGGCCATGAACAGACGCCCGGGCCCGCCGATCACCGCCTGGGCGGCGCCCCCGGGGGCGAAGGCGAGACTGTAGCCGCAGACGACCCACAGCACCGAGACCACCGCGGCGATCGCAAGGCAGTGGGTCATGAGCGAGAGGGCGTTCTTCGCGCGCACGAGCCCGCCATAGAACAGCGACAGCCCCGGCAGCGTCATCGCCAGCACCAGCGCCGTGGCCG from Rhodothalassiaceae bacterium harbors:
- the amt-1 gene encoding ammonium transporter, with the protein product MHGRNARWMITLGCVAAILEAAPALADTGAARAGDTAWMLTATALVLAMTLPGLSLFYGGLVRAKNALSLMTHCLAIAAVVSVLWVVCGYSLAFAPGGAAQAVIGGPGRLFMAGVDAGSRAGGLPEALFASFQLTFAVITPALAIGAVAERMRFSAVLAFAALWLLGVYVPVAHWVWGGGWLQGLGALDFAGGTVVHINAGVAGLVAAARLGRRRGWPVTPLPPHSLMLTMAGAGLLWVGWFGFNAGSALAADGNAAMAMGVTQAAAAAGALAWMALEWRRHRRPSALGLASGAIAGLVAITPAAGFVGFAGALAIGGAAGIAGLFAVDLLKPRLGIDDSLDAFFIHGVAGILGALLTAVFADAGLGGAGLAEGRGILAQLGIQALAVAATVAHDAVVTFGILLLLERVTGLRVARDVEIEGLDLAVHGERGWNL